Proteins encoded in a region of the Ralstonia pseudosolanacearum genome:
- the phoU gene encoding phosphate signaling complex protein PhoU, whose product MSDKHLSTQFDTDLTSISTKVLQMGGLVEAQIARAMRALANFDTELCDQVRAVELEVNALEIEIDSDCNNIIARRQPTARDLRLVMAISKTITNLERVGDEAEKIAKRTKRILQDPLAHSLNYADVKRSGEMAATILRHALDAFARLDTTAAVSILQEDKALDEEFRGFMRELITYMMENPRTISVALDLLFIAKAIERIGDHAKNIAEFIIYIVKGTDVRHASREALEREILGE is encoded by the coding sequence ATGTCCGACAAACATCTGTCGACGCAATTCGATACCGACCTGACCTCGATCAGCACCAAGGTGCTGCAGATGGGCGGCCTGGTGGAAGCACAGATCGCGCGCGCCATGCGTGCGCTGGCGAACTTCGACACCGAGCTGTGCGACCAGGTGCGGGCAGTCGAACTGGAAGTGAACGCGCTCGAGATCGAGATCGACAGCGACTGCAACAACATCATCGCGCGCCGCCAGCCGACCGCGCGTGACCTGCGCCTGGTGATGGCGATCTCGAAGACCATCACCAACCTGGAGCGCGTCGGCGACGAAGCCGAGAAGATCGCCAAGCGCACCAAGCGCATCCTGCAGGATCCGCTGGCCCATTCGCTGAACTACGCCGACGTGAAGCGCTCCGGCGAAATGGCGGCCACCATCCTGCGCCACGCGCTGGATGCCTTCGCGCGCCTGGATACCACCGCGGCCGTGTCGATCCTGCAGGAAGACAAGGCGCTGGACGAGGAATTCCGCGGCTTCATGCGCGAGCTGATCACCTACATGATGGAGAACCCGCGCACCATCTCGGTGGCGCTGGACCTGCTCTTCATCGCCAAGGCGATCGAGCGGATCGGCGACCACGCGAAGAATATCGCGGAGTTCATTATCTATATCGTCAAGGGCACCGACGTTCGCCACGCCTCGCGCGAGGCGCTCGAGCGCGAGATCCTGGGCGAGTGA
- the pstB gene encoding phosphate ABC transporter ATP-binding protein PstB yields MTATSIDVRVQSPKIDVRDLNFYYGKFHALKNISLQIPEKQVTAFIGPSGCGKSTLLRTFNKMYALYPEQRAEGEINMDGENLLTSRMDIALLRAKVGMVFQKPTPFPMSIYDNIAFGVKLFERLSRSEMDDRVEWALTKAALWGEVKDKLHQSGYGLSGGQQQRLCIARGIAIRPEVLLLDEPCSALDPISTGKIEELIAELKDDYTVVIVTHNMQQAARCSDYTAYMYLGELIEFGETEKIFIKPRRKETEDYITGRFG; encoded by the coding sequence ATGACTGCTACGTCTATCGATGTGCGCGTGCAAAGCCCGAAGATCGATGTGCGCGACCTGAACTTCTACTACGGCAAGTTCCACGCCCTCAAGAACATCTCGCTGCAGATTCCGGAGAAGCAGGTGACGGCCTTCATCGGCCCGTCGGGCTGCGGCAAGTCGACGCTGCTGCGCACCTTCAACAAGATGTACGCGCTGTACCCCGAGCAGCGCGCCGAGGGTGAGATCAACATGGACGGCGAGAACCTGCTGACCTCGCGCATGGACATCGCCCTGCTGCGCGCCAAGGTGGGCATGGTGTTCCAGAAGCCGACGCCGTTCCCGATGTCGATCTACGACAACATCGCCTTCGGCGTGAAGCTGTTCGAGCGCCTGTCGCGCTCGGAGATGGACGATCGCGTGGAATGGGCGCTGACCAAGGCGGCGCTGTGGGGCGAAGTGAAGGACAAGCTGCACCAGTCGGGCTACGGTCTGTCGGGCGGTCAGCAGCAGCGCCTGTGCATCGCGCGCGGTATCGCCATCCGTCCGGAAGTGCTGCTGCTCGACGAGCCGTGCTCCGCGCTGGACCCGATTTCCACCGGCAAGATCGAAGAGCTGATCGCCGAACTGAAGGATGACTACACGGTGGTCATCGTGACGCACAACATGCAGCAGGCGGCGCGCTGCTCTGACTACACTGCCTATATGTACCTGGGCGAGCTGATCGAGTTCGGCGAGACCGAGAAGATCTTCATCAAGCCCCGCCGCAAGGAAACGGAAGATTACATTACCGGCCGCTTCGGCTGA
- the pstA gene encoding phosphate ABC transporter permease PstA, giving the protein MRTPSIPAVRADSEKIKSRLQARRRNVNRLALTLSLAAMGFGLVWLAWILWTTLTLGIGGLSLSLFTQMTPPPGTLDGGLANAIVGSFLMVGLATLVGTPLGILAGIYLSEYGKTSTLASVTRFINDILLSAPSIVIGLFVYAIVVARVHHFSGIAGVIALALLQVPIVVRTTENMLNLVPNAMREAAMALGTPKWKMVLSITLKASYAGVITGVLLAIARIAGETAPLLFTALNNQFWSLDLNQPIATLPTVIFKFAMQPDTNLQQLAWAGVFLITMGVLGLNVLARALFTKK; this is encoded by the coding sequence ATGCGCACGCCCTCCATCCCGGCTGTCCGCGCCGACTCGGAAAAGATCAAGTCGCGCTTGCAAGCCCGTCGCCGCAACGTCAACCGCTTGGCCCTGACGCTGTCGCTGGCGGCCATGGGCTTCGGCCTGGTGTGGCTGGCGTGGATCCTGTGGACCACGCTGACGCTCGGTATCGGCGGGTTGTCGCTGTCGCTGTTCACGCAGATGACGCCGCCGCCGGGCACGCTGGACGGCGGTCTGGCCAACGCCATTGTCGGCAGCTTCCTGATGGTGGGGCTGGCCACGCTGGTCGGCACGCCGCTGGGCATCCTGGCCGGCATCTACCTGTCCGAGTACGGCAAGACCTCGACGCTGGCCAGCGTCACGCGCTTCATCAACGACATTCTGCTCTCGGCGCCGTCCATCGTGATCGGGCTGTTTGTCTACGCGATCGTGGTGGCGCGCGTGCATCACTTCTCCGGCATTGCGGGCGTGATCGCGTTGGCGCTGCTGCAGGTCCCGATCGTCGTGCGCACCACCGAGAACATGCTGAACCTGGTGCCCAACGCGATGCGCGAGGCCGCCATGGCGCTCGGCACGCCCAAGTGGAAGATGGTGCTGTCGATCACGCTGAAGGCTTCGTATGCGGGTGTGATCACCGGCGTGCTGCTGGCCATCGCCCGCATTGCCGGCGAGACCGCGCCGCTGCTCTTCACCGCGCTGAACAACCAGTTCTGGAGCCTGGATCTGAACCAGCCGATCGCGACGCTGCCGACCGTGATCTTCAAGTTTGCGATGCAGCCCGATACCAATCTGCAGCAGTTGGCCTGGGCCGGCGTGTTCCTGATTACGATGGGCGTGCTGGGGCTCAATGTCCTCGCGCGTGCCCTGTTCACCAAGAAATGA
- the pstC gene encoding phosphate ABC transporter permease PstC, translating to MATLSDSSGVRAPSRIGDLLFGGLTRFAAIITLLLLGGIIVSLIISAWPSIQKFGLSFLWNSEWDPPAEQFGALVPIYGTLVTSLIALIIAVPVSFGIALFLTELSPAWLRRPLGTAIELLAAVPSIVYGMWGLLVFAPIFGEYFQKPLAATVGRIPLIGALFQGAPIGIGLLCAGVILAIMIIPYISAVMRDVFEITPVLLKESAYGVGCTTWEVMWNVVLPYTKAGVIGGVMLGLGRALGETMAVTFVIGNTNLLDNVSLFSPGNSITSALANEFAEAGQGLHTAALMELGLILFVITFFVLAASKLLLLRLQKGEGHK from the coding sequence ATGGCTACGCTCTCCGACTCTTCCGGCGTCCGCGCTCCAAGCCGCATCGGCGACCTGCTGTTCGGCGGGCTGACCCGGTTTGCCGCGATCATCACATTGCTGCTGCTGGGCGGCATCATCGTTTCGCTGATCATCAGCGCCTGGCCCTCGATCCAGAAATTCGGCCTGTCGTTCCTGTGGAATTCCGAGTGGGATCCGCCCGCCGAGCAGTTCGGCGCGCTGGTGCCGATCTACGGCACCCTCGTGACGTCGCTGATTGCCCTGATTATTGCGGTGCCGGTGAGTTTCGGCATCGCCCTGTTCCTCACCGAGCTCTCGCCGGCGTGGCTGCGCCGGCCGCTCGGTACCGCCATCGAGCTGCTTGCCGCCGTGCCGTCGATCGTCTACGGCATGTGGGGCCTGCTCGTGTTTGCGCCGATCTTCGGCGAGTATTTCCAGAAGCCGTTGGCCGCCACCGTGGGCAGGATCCCGTTGATCGGGGCGCTGTTCCAGGGCGCGCCGATCGGCATCGGCCTGCTGTGCGCCGGGGTCATCCTGGCGATCATGATCATCCCGTACATCTCGGCCGTGATGCGCGACGTGTTCGAGATCACGCCCGTGCTGCTCAAGGAGTCCGCCTACGGCGTCGGCTGCACCACGTGGGAGGTGATGTGGAACGTGGTCCTGCCGTACACCAAGGCCGGCGTGATCGGCGGCGTGATGCTGGGCCTGGGCCGTGCGCTGGGCGAGACCATGGCCGTCACCTTCGTGATCGGCAACACCAACCTGCTGGACAACGTTTCCCTGTTTTCGCCGGGCAACAGCATCACGTCGGCGCTGGCCAATGAGTTCGCGGAAGCCGGGCAGGGGCTGCACACCGCCGCGCTGATGGAGCTGGGTCTGATCCTGTTCGTCATCACGTTCTTCGTGCTGGCGGCGTCCAAGCTGTTGCTGCTGCGCCTGCAGAAAGGCGAGGGTCACAAGTGA